A window of Leptospira stimsonii contains these coding sequences:
- a CDS encoding suppressor of fused domain protein gives MHIFSKIFKRKKNRNESQESGDESENSGWNAIDEITNRIYPTQRLDSVISPKIMPIHDRTGKTILFQLAVFDFEDHWLYVSYGCSELFDKTWEDSEWSGLGYELTLRLKKNRLAVPPMWPMPVMNDLAFYALQGYELRPGQSINFGGPIDGEEKTKLTGFLFLKDRELPSIDTPNGKLQFLQLYGLDKNTLEKIRLEGTHRLIASLEENASNLLTDLD, from the coding sequence TTGCATATTTTTTCAAAAATTTTTAAAAGAAAAAAAAACCGAAACGAATCACAAGAAAGCGGTGATGAATCGGAAAATTCCGGATGGAATGCAATCGATGAAATTACCAACCGAATCTATCCGACTCAAAGACTGGACTCGGTAATTTCCCCTAAAATCATGCCGATCCATGATCGCACTGGTAAAACAATACTATTTCAATTGGCAGTGTTCGATTTTGAGGACCACTGGCTTTACGTTAGTTATGGTTGTAGCGAACTTTTTGATAAAACTTGGGAAGACTCTGAATGGAGCGGTTTAGGTTACGAATTGACGTTGAGACTAAAGAAGAATCGACTCGCTGTTCCACCTATGTGGCCAATGCCTGTAATGAACGATTTGGCATTTTATGCCTTACAGGGCTATGAACTTAGACCAGGACAAAGCATCAATTTCGGTGGTCCTATCGATGGAGAGGAGAAAACGAAATTGACTGGCTTCCTTTTTCTAAAAGACCGGGAATTGCCTTCGATTGACACTCCCAATGGGAAATTACAGTTTTTGCAACTCTATGGACTCGACAAAAATACTTTAGAGAAAATAAGATTAGAAGGTACTCATAGGCTCATTGCCTCTTTGGAAGAGAATGCAAGTAATTTGTTAACGGACTTAGACTGA
- a CDS encoding glutathione S-transferase family protein — protein sequence MELFEFAVSGNCHKVRMLLSMLNLEYTSRSLNSTEREHKSEDFLKINPLGQVPVLKDKAVFIRDSQAILVYLAIEYGNEDWFPRSGIGSAKVMEWLSTSANEVTRGPAALRAHYRFGRSIPVEEAVFITNQLLSLLEDHLKKHPWLAAEKVTIADLAMYPYIALASEGKIDVRPFPNLCDWLKRIEDLPGYVSMPGIELQKGESSKSDS from the coding sequence TTGGAACTATTTGAATTCGCCGTATCCGGAAATTGTCACAAGGTACGGATGCTCTTGTCTATGCTAAATTTGGAATATACGAGTCGCTCTCTAAACAGCACCGAACGGGAACACAAGTCAGAAGATTTTCTCAAAATAAATCCTTTGGGACAAGTGCCGGTCTTAAAAGACAAAGCTGTGTTTATTCGGGATAGTCAGGCCATTCTCGTTTACCTCGCCATAGAATACGGAAACGAAGATTGGTTTCCTCGGTCCGGAATCGGGAGCGCAAAAGTAATGGAATGGCTTTCGACGTCTGCAAACGAAGTTACGAGAGGCCCGGCGGCGTTACGCGCTCATTACCGATTTGGAAGATCGATTCCGGTAGAAGAAGCCGTATTCATCACAAATCAACTCTTGTCCCTCCTGGAAGATCACCTAAAAAAACATCCATGGCTCGCCGCGGAAAAAGTGACGATCGCCGATTTAGCAATGTATCCTTATATAGCTTTGGCCAGCGAGGGAAAGATAGATGTACGACCTTTCCCGAATTTATGCGATTGGTTGAAACGAATAGAAGACTTGCCGGGATACGTATCGATGCCCGGCATTGAATTGCAAAAAGGGGAATCGAGCAAATCGGATTCCTAA
- a CDS encoding MBOAT family O-acyltransferase: MLFNSVTFAIFFAFVYTIYWLIPKKNRPDFLILSSAFFYIWFSWIFFLHFVFVILLNYILYKRIKLDREKSKKWMIVAVLFNCINLGFFKYFYFFSRVLADLTGYPFFQEIQGIVHIILPLAISFYSFQMIAAAVDAKRNPESELISNQGYFLFVLFFPVLIAGPIMRTGDFFPNLKNLEPDRDKIYNGSYLMISGLIKKVLIADPTSGLISPIFSNPEVYDSTSLILAGIGYSIQVFCDFSGLTDMARGVGALLGFYLPENFKAPFFSLSGRELWQRWHITLSFWLRDYIYFSLGGSRASQWRTHLNLILTMTIGGFWHGADYTFIAWGFYWGVLLVGERYLENTLGWKLTPEKNTILKVLKATSVFLLFSFSAVLFRADNAKTMVQHVLGIFKNSPSLIESELSSSSGTAWIGEAGRLIDGNSFFLLNQMENLEKFFYLFLALVLFNWVQYVPEFWKRFRKYDPWLLTFVGVVTLFLLALFSEDSGAFIYYKF; this comes from the coding sequence GTGCTGTTCAACTCCGTTACTTTTGCGATTTTTTTCGCCTTCGTTTACACGATCTATTGGTTGATTCCAAAGAAGAATCGTCCCGACTTTTTGATTCTTTCCAGCGCCTTTTTTTATATTTGGTTTTCCTGGATTTTTTTCCTTCATTTTGTTTTCGTAATTCTTCTCAACTACATTCTTTATAAGAGAATCAAGCTCGATCGTGAGAAATCCAAAAAGTGGATGATCGTGGCGGTTCTTTTTAACTGTATCAATCTTGGATTTTTCAAATACTTTTATTTCTTTTCCAGAGTTCTTGCGGATCTTACGGGTTATCCGTTCTTTCAAGAGATTCAGGGAATCGTTCATATCATTCTTCCCTTAGCGATCAGCTTTTACAGCTTTCAGATGATCGCCGCGGCCGTGGATGCCAAACGAAATCCCGAAAGCGAACTCATCTCAAACCAAGGATACTTTCTTTTTGTTTTATTTTTTCCGGTTTTGATCGCAGGACCGATTATGAGAACGGGGGACTTTTTTCCGAACTTAAAGAATCTGGAACCGGATCGAGATAAAATCTATAACGGAAGTTACCTGATGATCAGCGGTCTTATCAAAAAGGTTTTGATTGCGGATCCGACTTCCGGTTTAATTTCTCCGATCTTTTCCAATCCAGAAGTTTACGATTCAACTTCCTTGATTCTTGCTGGAATCGGTTATTCGATTCAGGTCTTCTGTGATTTTTCGGGCCTTACGGACATGGCTAGAGGAGTGGGCGCGTTACTCGGCTTTTATCTTCCCGAAAATTTCAAAGCGCCGTTCTTTTCTCTCAGTGGAAGGGAACTCTGGCAGAGATGGCACATAACGTTGTCCTTTTGGTTACGCGATTACATTTACTTCTCGTTAGGTGGAAGTCGGGCTTCGCAGTGGAGAACTCATCTCAATCTGATTCTTACGATGACGATCGGAGGTTTTTGGCATGGAGCCGATTATACCTTTATCGCTTGGGGATTTTATTGGGGAGTATTGCTCGTCGGAGAACGTTATTTGGAGAACACTCTTGGTTGGAAACTCACGCCGGAGAAAAATACAATCCTAAAAGTTCTCAAAGCGACGAGCGTTTTTCTTTTATTTTCATTTAGCGCCGTATTGTTTCGAGCGGATAACGCAAAAACGATGGTACAACATGTTTTGGGAATATTCAAGAATTCTCCTTCTTTGATCGAATCGGAACTTTCAAGTTCGTCAGGAACGGCTTGGATCGGGGAAGCGGGGCGATTGATCGACGGAAATTCTTTTTTTCTACTCAATCAAATGGAGAATTTGGAAAAATTCTTTTATCTTTTCCTGGCGCTGGTTCTTTTCAACTGGGTTCAGTATGTTCCGGAATTTTGGAAACGTTTCCGAAAATATGATCCTTGGCTCCTTACCTTTGTAGGAGTTGTCACACTATTCTTGCTCGCTTTGTTTTCGGAAGACTCGGGCGCGTTTATCTATTATAAGTTTTAG
- a CDS encoding DUF1574 domain-containing protein, which produces MFRNRFLIVPFVIFLIAFSIDKIVSSTTLEPYYSLTLSDLNFRHKEFLFEELKGYLKEKERKKVLVYFGNSRALLFRNDYIEKKYPNWIMFNFSVPGGSPDYYLYWLERFQSDGVKPDFILMDESIEIFNSSSVLTLDEVLFYGLSPSFVFRHADRYSSSDLTGFIGKKLFHTLKNRPRWNVIRARVKDGGAMAKGYSKLRDEITENLKKQRGSATSDSSPKIVLSPELLKKRSNTDFKSYLTPFTFNPKMMSNQEDAIAIAKGLGVPYATIWVRVSRPYFELYKTKKVLTNEKDERTPYDIMIPILNRLHQSTGTTFWNMNEDPLYHCDDFSDPGHMSPSCFNDYADFIFTRLPK; this is translated from the coding sequence ATGTTTCGAAACCGATTTCTAATCGTTCCTTTTGTCATCTTTCTCATCGCCTTTAGTATCGATAAGATTGTGAGTTCCACGACCTTGGAACCGTATTACTCGCTTACGCTTTCCGATCTTAACTTTCGTCACAAGGAATTTTTGTTTGAAGAATTGAAAGGTTATCTGAAAGAGAAGGAAAGAAAGAAGGTTCTTGTCTATTTTGGAAATTCGAGGGCTCTCCTTTTTAGAAACGATTATATAGAAAAGAAATATCCGAATTGGATTATGTTCAACTTTTCGGTTCCCGGCGGTTCTCCCGATTATTATCTCTATTGGTTGGAGCGGTTTCAATCCGACGGTGTAAAACCGGATTTTATACTAATGGACGAATCGATCGAGATTTTCAATTCTTCCTCCGTTTTGACTTTGGATGAGGTTCTGTTTTACGGACTCAGCCCGTCGTTTGTTTTCCGGCACGCGGATCGATATTCTTCTTCCGATCTTACCGGGTTTATCGGAAAAAAATTATTCCATACTCTAAAAAATCGACCTCGTTGGAATGTGATTCGAGCTCGCGTCAAGGACGGAGGAGCGATGGCAAAGGGGTATAGCAAACTCAGGGACGAGATTACGGAAAATCTGAAAAAACAAAGGGGAAGTGCAACTTCGGACTCGAGTCCTAAGATCGTCCTTTCTCCGGAGCTATTAAAAAAAAGATCGAATACCGATTTTAAATCCTATCTCACTCCGTTTACGTTCAATCCAAAAATGATGTCCAATCAAGAAGACGCGATTGCTATCGCGAAAGGATTAGGAGTTCCTTACGCAACGATTTGGGTGCGGGTTTCTCGTCCTTATTTTGAACTCTATAAAACAAAAAAAGTCCTAACGAACGAAAAAGACGAGAGAACTCCATATGATATCATGATCCCGATTCTGAACCGTTTGCATCAATCGACCGGAACTACATTCTGGAATATGAACGAAGATCCTCTGTATCACTGCGACGATTTTAGCGATCCAGGTCATATGTCGCCGAGTTGTTTTAACGACTACGCGGACTTTATTTTTACTCGACTTCCGAAATAA